From a region of the Candidatus Eremiobacteraceae bacterium genome:
- a CDS encoding glycosyltransferase family 39 protein — MIRARASSSLIAYGGLGLGLAIGAVALFWNLTKSSLYIDEAFSLHIASYPLPAMLQLIVHNDAHPPLFYLFSHYLIMLVHVPAERYRLFTAPCGLITIVATWAIARRILGDAGAAVAALLTAAAPGLLDADRVYRMYAPLAMLSMLSWWSLLCALDEGRRRPAIVWSMYAVCAVALPYVHYLGALTVAAQCCYAAVDARRRWPVLAAGGLAVAAFVPWIAAVGIQYAHGGLAAGPDFDLRLAPVESVLAGIPLAWMGQASFVVGADVVILAVLVIGAWLARSTPLPFMLMALALQILLTAVLHKPLLFPRYLHEYVPVFALCAAAVIAALAATRARVAAVALAAIVLTTFAICDADMILDPLYQRTDWYLVNNHVATLERRTDAMLFVQGFPVLVVGTYPAFAAHDQAAPASAQMLPDARAWIIAHTHDRIWYVENQYWYADPARVLLRDLARDRRVLDRWAEPRADAADAVTVILFDSVSPREPSGNREQGHGRP, encoded by the coding sequence ATGATACGGGCGCGTGCGTCAAGCTCATTAATCGCCTACGGCGGCCTCGGTCTCGGTCTCGCGATCGGCGCCGTCGCGCTCTTTTGGAATCTGACGAAGAGCAGCCTCTACATCGACGAAGCGTTCAGCTTGCATATCGCGTCGTATCCGCTGCCGGCGATGCTGCAGCTCATCGTGCACAACGATGCTCACCCGCCGCTCTTTTATCTGTTCTCACACTACTTGATCATGCTGGTCCACGTGCCGGCCGAACGCTACCGCCTTTTCACGGCTCCGTGCGGGCTTATCACGATCGTCGCGACATGGGCGATTGCGCGCCGGATTTTGGGTGACGCCGGAGCGGCGGTTGCGGCGCTGTTGACGGCTGCGGCACCCGGCCTCTTGGATGCCGACCGCGTGTATCGGATGTACGCGCCGCTTGCGATGCTCAGCATGCTCTCGTGGTGGTCCTTGCTTTGCGCGCTCGATGAAGGCAGGCGCCGACCGGCCATCGTGTGGAGCATGTATGCGGTGTGCGCCGTCGCGTTGCCGTACGTCCATTATCTCGGCGCGCTGACGGTCGCGGCGCAATGCTGTTACGCCGCCGTCGATGCGCGTCGCCGTTGGCCGGTCCTTGCGGCAGGCGGTCTTGCGGTCGCAGCATTCGTACCATGGATCGCCGCTGTCGGCATTCAGTACGCTCACGGCGGACTCGCGGCCGGGCCAGACTTCGATCTTCGGCTCGCTCCGGTAGAGTCGGTGCTCGCCGGCATTCCGCTCGCGTGGATGGGTCAGGCATCATTCGTCGTGGGCGCCGACGTCGTGATTCTCGCGGTGCTCGTGATCGGGGCCTGGCTGGCGCGCAGCACGCCGCTGCCGTTCATGCTCATGGCGCTTGCGCTCCAGATCTTGCTGACGGCGGTGCTGCATAAGCCGCTGCTGTTTCCGCGTTACCTGCATGAATACGTACCCGTTTTCGCGCTCTGCGCAGCCGCCGTGATCGCCGCTCTCGCTGCGACGCGCGCCCGGGTCGCAGCTGTCGCGCTCGCCGCCATCGTCTTGACGACGTTTGCGATCTGCGACGCCGACATGATCCTCGATCCGCTCTACCAGCGAACGGACTGGTATCTCGTCAACAACCACGTCGCGACGCTCGAGCGGCGGACCGACGCGATGCTGTTCGTGCAGGGTTTCCCGGTTCTCGTCGTGGGGACGTATCCGGCGTTTGCGGCACACGATCAGGCCGCGCCGGCATCTGCGCAGATGCTGCCCGACGCGCGCGCATGGATAATCGCTCACACACATGATCGCATATGGTATGTCGAGAATCAGTATTGGTACGCGGATCCAGCGCGGGTGCTCTTGCGGGACCTCGCGCGGGACCGGCGAGTTCTCGATCGGTGGGCCGAACCTCGGGCCGACGCGGCCGATGCGGTGACCGTGATCCTGTTCGATTCTGTCTCGCCCCGCGAACCGTCGGGCAACCGTGAGCAAGGTCACGGCCGTCCCTAG
- a CDS encoding glycosyltransferase family 39 protein, whose amino-acid sequence MTHTSRYAEYAWLGLCIAIGALARLWHVTDQSPFLDEAFSLRIGAEPIGQLLRDTATLDVQPPGFYLLAHAIFSVAHWPLWQYRLLTAPLGVVTIAATWAIGRRFGVAAALVGALVVALMPGMIIWDRLFRMYSLWTALTAVSWWLLIRADEASTARPALWRFAAYASTAVALPYVHYLGAITLITQAAFAAAKPALRWPVFAACGAAAIAFAPWFAFAHTQFAAGATGFAQAPWWDAPFELFALGTPVTWTVSDVLPQCIAVAFIAAIAAGAYAVRRTAIVFWLAGIVLQAAAGALAHKDLLVSRYLFALAPAMAIAIGACVQAVLARRAAAASIAGAALLVTVESIGAQNVVLDPYYQFTDWFSVNATIRAHVAPGDAFVFVQAYPIVVVKTFSAFAGHALAGPNVPGDLPATLRWIGEQRLRRVWYVENQPDFADPGLAVRRSLRQRRQLIGVWVEPKAYAANSVDIELYGAQR is encoded by the coding sequence ATGACCCACACGTCGCGCTACGCGGAGTACGCGTGGCTCGGGCTGTGCATCGCGATCGGCGCGCTCGCGCGGCTCTGGCACGTGACCGATCAGAGCCCTTTTCTCGATGAGGCGTTCTCGCTGCGCATCGGAGCCGAGCCGATCGGGCAGCTCTTGCGCGATACCGCGACGCTCGACGTTCAGCCGCCGGGGTTCTATCTGCTGGCCCACGCCATCTTCAGCGTCGCCCATTGGCCGCTCTGGCAATACCGGCTCCTGACGGCGCCGCTCGGCGTCGTGACGATCGCCGCCACGTGGGCGATCGGACGCAGATTCGGCGTCGCAGCGGCTCTCGTCGGCGCACTCGTCGTCGCGCTCATGCCCGGGATGATCATATGGGACCGGCTGTTCCGCATGTACTCGCTGTGGACAGCCTTGACCGCGGTTTCGTGGTGGCTCCTGATAAGAGCCGATGAAGCGAGCACTGCGAGACCTGCGCTCTGGCGCTTCGCCGCATATGCATCGACGGCGGTCGCGCTGCCGTACGTCCACTATCTCGGTGCGATCACGCTGATAACCCAAGCGGCTTTCGCAGCCGCAAAGCCCGCGCTGCGCTGGCCGGTCTTCGCCGCGTGCGGCGCAGCGGCGATAGCGTTCGCGCCTTGGTTTGCGTTCGCGCACACCCAATTCGCCGCCGGCGCTACCGGCTTTGCTCAGGCGCCATGGTGGGATGCTCCGTTCGAACTCTTCGCCTTGGGCACGCCCGTGACGTGGACGGTGTCGGACGTGCTTCCCCAATGCATCGCGGTTGCATTCATCGCAGCCATCGCCGCGGGGGCGTACGCCGTGCGACGCACGGCGATCGTCTTTTGGTTGGCGGGCATCGTCCTGCAGGCCGCCGCGGGGGCGCTCGCCCACAAAGATCTGCTGGTATCGCGCTATCTGTTCGCACTGGCACCAGCCATGGCGATCGCGATCGGCGCGTGCGTGCAGGCCGTTCTGGCACGGCGAGCGGCGGCGGCATCCATCGCAGGCGCGGCGCTTCTCGTGACGGTTGAGAGCATCGGCGCGCAAAACGTCGTGCTGGATCCGTACTATCAATTCACGGATTGGTTCAGCGTCAACGCGACTATTCGTGCGCACGTGGCGCCGGGCGACGCGTTCGTCTTCGTGCAAGCCTACCCGATCGTCGTCGTCAAGACGTTCTCTGCGTTCGCGGGTCACGCGCTCGCGGGACCAAATGTTCCAGGCGACCTGCCCGCTACGCTCCGCTGGATCGGCGAGCAGCGCTTGCGCAGGGTGTGGTACGTGGAGAATCAGCCGGACTTTGCAGATCCCGGCCTCGCCGTGCGACGGTCTCTTCGGCAACGGCGGCAACTGATCGGGGTCTGGGTCGAGCCGAAGGCCTATGCCGCGAACAGCGTCGACATCGAGCTCTATGGAGCGCAGCGATGA
- a CDS encoding sigma-70 family RNA polymerase sigma factor produces MSVAMRPAQTSEAGAAEFETYRQTRSIESRDALVLLHAPLVTSIAAHYGRGLVDRDDLEQVGYVGLIKAVERFDVSLGVPFEAYARMVIGGEISHYVRDVVPRMRVPRWYGTLNRRLHESHGRLTSRLMREPTVFELAADMNVTPDGVNEILKLRDTYNLLSLSETPSDQTPQIDRIRSQRYTTFSLPVEDRIILDRALERLAEFEQRVVQLFFFQDLTQTEIARRLGFSQKHISRTIGNVLKKLRHEIT; encoded by the coding sequence GTGTCGGTCGCCATGAGGCCTGCGCAGACGAGCGAGGCGGGGGCGGCGGAGTTCGAGACGTACCGGCAGACCCGGTCGATCGAAAGCCGCGACGCCCTCGTCCTGCTTCATGCGCCGCTCGTCACCTCGATCGCGGCGCACTACGGCCGCGGGCTCGTCGATCGCGACGACCTCGAACAAGTCGGCTACGTCGGCCTGATCAAAGCTGTCGAACGCTTCGACGTTTCGCTCGGCGTACCGTTCGAGGCCTACGCGCGCATGGTCATCGGCGGCGAGATCTCGCATTACGTGCGCGACGTGGTGCCGCGCATGCGCGTGCCCCGCTGGTATGGCACGTTGAATCGCCGTCTGCACGAATCCCACGGCCGGCTGACGTCGCGGCTGATGCGCGAGCCGACGGTGTTCGAACTCGCGGCGGATATGAACGTGACGCCGGACGGCGTGAATGAGATCCTCAAGCTGCGCGACACGTACAATCTGCTCTCGCTTTCCGAAACTCCGTCCGACCAGACGCCGCAGATCGATCGCATCCGCAGCCAGCGCTACACCACGTTTTCGCTGCCGGTGGAAGACAGGATCATTCTCGACCGCGCTCTCGAGCGGCTCGCGGAATTCGAGCAGCGGGTCGTGCAGCTTTTCTTCTTCCAGGACCTGACGCAGACGGAGATCGCACGCAGGCTCGGCTTCTCGCAAAAACACATCTCGCGCACGATCGGCAATGTGTTGAAGAAGCTGCGGCACGAGATAACCTGA
- a CDS encoding type II secretion system F family protein, which produces MPSFAYQAKDASGKTVNGVIEAENERVLRTKLREMNYYVTGITQKGGGVLNSDLGAIFGRFKGVGEQSLVVFSRQFATMINAGLAMVRCLDVLSVQTEDAQLKPILIAIRRDVEGGATLANALGKYPRTFSPLFVNMVRAGELGGILDDVLNRLAGFLEKDFNLKKKVKSAMTYPIVILVMAVLIVLFLVTFILPTFVAMFESMQMKLPLPTQILITFTKGVRNPVVDVIALTVLIVGFILFNRYVATPVGRRQFDAFKLKLPVFGMLIRKVAISRFCRTLGTLLQSGVPIMQALEIVGKASGNEVVAETVSKVRDSVREGESIAVPLQLSGLFPPLVTQMVSVGEETGNLDGMLAKIADFYDTEVDYMLAALTQLLEPLMILGMGFVVGFIVISIFLPLYQIIGNIH; this is translated from the coding sequence ATGCCTAGTTTCGCATATCAGGCGAAAGACGCGTCCGGTAAGACCGTCAACGGCGTCATAGAAGCCGAGAACGAGCGCGTTCTCCGGACGAAGCTCCGCGAGATGAACTACTACGTGACCGGCATCACGCAGAAGGGCGGCGGGGTTCTCAACTCCGACCTCGGCGCGATCTTCGGACGTTTCAAAGGCGTGGGGGAACAATCGCTCGTCGTGTTCTCGCGACAGTTCGCCACGATGATCAACGCAGGTCTTGCGATGGTCCGCTGTCTCGACGTCCTCAGCGTTCAGACGGAAGACGCGCAGCTCAAGCCGATTCTCATCGCGATCCGTCGCGATGTCGAAGGCGGCGCGACGCTTGCGAACGCGCTTGGAAAATATCCGCGCACGTTCTCACCGCTGTTCGTGAACATGGTGCGCGCGGGCGAGCTCGGCGGTATTCTCGACGACGTGCTGAACCGTCTGGCCGGCTTCCTTGAGAAGGACTTCAACCTGAAGAAGAAGGTGAAGTCCGCCATGACATACCCCATCGTCATCCTCGTGATGGCGGTGCTGATCGTCCTCTTCCTCGTCACGTTCATCTTGCCGACATTCGTCGCGATGTTCGAGTCGATGCAGATGAAGCTGCCGTTGCCGACGCAGATCCTCATAACGTTCACCAAAGGCGTGCGCAACCCGGTGGTGGACGTCATCGCGCTGACCGTGCTCATCGTGGGCTTCATTCTCTTCAACCGCTATGTCGCGACGCCGGTCGGGCGCCGACAATTCGACGCGTTCAAGCTCAAGCTGCCGGTGTTCGGCATGCTCATCCGCAAAGTCGCGATCTCGCGTTTCTGCCGGACGCTCGGCACCCTGCTGCAATCCGGCGTGCCGATCATGCAGGCTCTGGAGATCGTCGGCAAGGCCTCCGGCAACGAAGTGGTCGCCGAGACGGTCTCAAAAGTGCGCGACTCCGTGCGCGAAGGTGAGTCGATCGCGGTTCCGCTGCAGCTCTCGGGTCTGTTCCCGCCGCTCGTCACGCAGATGGTCTCGGTCGGTGAAGAGACCGGAAACCTCGACGGCATGCTTGCGAAGATCGCGGACTTCTACGACACTGAAGTTGACTACATGCTCGCCGCGCTGACGCAGCTGCTCGAGCCGTTGATGATCTTGGGCATGGGCTTTGTCGTGGGCTTCATCGTCATCTCTATCTTCCTGCCCCTGTATCAGATCATCGGAAACATCCACTAG
- a CDS encoding type IV pilus twitching motility protein PilT — MATNVTDLLGLRMDELMRVTIERGASDLHMCVGLPPMLRIDGRLTPTEFPKLTPDEMKKLIYSILTDNQKERFEKNLELDFSHGLKGFGRFRINAFKQRGVIGTVLRAIPSTVPPLASLNLPPVMADLVARPHGLILVTGPTGSGKSTALASMVDVINQTMARHILTMEDPIEYLHYHKMSMVNQREIGHDSYSFGNALRAALREDPDVVLVGEMRDMDTIATTLTIAETGHLVFATLHTSDAAQTIDRIVDVFPAHQQQQIRVQLASVIEAVICLRLLPHASGVGRVPAAEVMIATPAIRNLIRENKTHQIHNAIVTSRIMHMQTFDMSLRDLVRKHMITSEEALNASMHPEELRKLIEGV, encoded by the coding sequence ATGGCCACGAACGTCACCGATCTCCTGGGCCTTCGCATGGATGAATTGATGCGCGTGACCATCGAACGCGGCGCGTCGGATCTTCACATGTGCGTCGGGCTTCCCCCGATGCTGCGCATAGACGGCAGGCTGACGCCGACGGAATTTCCGAAGCTCACGCCGGATGAGATGAAGAAACTCATCTACAGCATTTTGACGGACAACCAGAAGGAACGATTCGAGAAGAATCTCGAGCTCGATTTCTCCCACGGCCTCAAAGGTTTTGGCCGCTTCCGTATCAACGCGTTCAAGCAACGCGGTGTGATCGGCACCGTGCTGCGCGCGATCCCTTCCACGGTTCCTCCGCTTGCCAGTCTGAATCTACCGCCCGTGATGGCCGACCTGGTCGCAAGACCGCACGGCTTGATACTCGTCACCGGTCCGACCGGCTCAGGCAAGTCGACCGCGCTGGCCTCGATGGTGGACGTGATCAACCAGACCATGGCACGCCACATCCTGACCATGGAAGACCCGATCGAGTATCTGCACTATCACAAGATGTCCATGGTGAACCAGCGCGAGATCGGACACGACTCCTACAGCTTCGGAAACGCTTTGCGGGCGGCGCTTCGCGAAGACCCGGATGTGGTGCTGGTCGGTGAAATGCGAGACATGGACACGATCGCGACCACGCTGACCATCGCCGAGACGGGTCACCTCGTCTTCGCGACCCTGCACACGTCCGATGCAGCGCAGACAATCGATCGCATCGTCGACGTCTTCCCCGCCCACCAACAACAGCAGATCCGCGTGCAGCTGGCGTCGGTCATCGAAGCCGTCATCTGCTTGCGCCTGCTGCCTCATGCCTCGGGAGTCGGGCGCGTGCCCGCGGCCGAAGTCATGATCGCGACGCCGGCGATCCGGAACCTGATCCGTGAGAACAAGACGCACCAGATCCACAACGCCATCGTCACGAGCCGCATCATGCACATGCAGACCTTCGACATGTCGCTGCGCGACCTCGTGCGCAAACACATGATCACATCGGAAGAGGCGCTGAACGCCTCAATGCACCCCGAGGAGCTGCGCAAGCTCATCGAGGGAGTGTAA
- a CDS encoding glycosyltransferase 87 family protein: MTKPRAVLLIAAAVGAAFAGSALVRHLAALSVPAPASGFAAYYLRGLAQPIPVVQFAASWSVLIAVWLTIAVVSAAGFGLVTSGGARSRCGPVIAGFVCAGLALSAFSILQAFDAYYYVAYGRLYGVFGIDPYALTTAVHVNDATLSALYAVLHNPPFGDPYGPGFTLLAGLLARAESNTGLVFQLWSWRLVGVLSALAIILALRRMLKNVPDGERARRLAAFAFNPVVLYESAVGAHNDVLMIAPAVWAFALVDDFPLIAGILAGASIALKYVAIIALPFLVIRAWKKNVFGAILLGCLALVVPALCAQAFHLGRSAAASDAAIGSSLLMSLNWLLALPFLRSGAGSAPIASGFGPFPFIGDVTWPRLIQLALFAAVAIVLVASVVRYAKRQSVADIVRPIAALVLAMPALHPWYVVWLAPACAARGSWAVYAAWFGSLALLGYAHEGVIPSPLNEGLFVAAAFALVAAPIVAAQWRGARVADVTART; encoded by the coding sequence ATGACGAAGCCGCGCGCCGTCCTGCTCATCGCGGCTGCGGTGGGCGCCGCGTTCGCCGGATCGGCTCTCGTACGTCACCTCGCCGCGCTTTCAGTGCCGGCGCCGGCGAGCGGTTTCGCAGCATACTACTTGCGCGGACTTGCGCAGCCGATCCCCGTCGTGCAGTTCGCAGCGTCGTGGTCCGTGCTCATCGCCGTCTGGCTCACGATCGCCGTCGTCTCGGCCGCCGGGTTCGGACTAGTGACGTCCGGCGGCGCACGATCCCGATGCGGTCCTGTCATCGCGGGCTTCGTCTGCGCCGGCCTCGCGCTGTCGGCGTTCTCGATCTTGCAGGCATTCGATGCGTACTATTACGTCGCGTACGGGCGGCTGTATGGCGTGTTCGGTATCGATCCGTACGCCCTTACGACCGCGGTCCACGTCAACGACGCGACGCTCTCCGCACTCTACGCCGTCCTCCACAATCCGCCGTTCGGCGATCCCTACGGGCCGGGGTTCACGCTTCTGGCGGGGCTGCTCGCGCGAGCGGAATCAAATACCGGGCTCGTATTTCAGTTGTGGAGCTGGCGGCTCGTCGGCGTGCTCTCGGCACTCGCCATCATACTCGCGTTGCGACGAATGCTCAAGAACGTGCCCGATGGAGAAAGGGCACGACGGCTCGCCGCATTTGCGTTCAACCCGGTCGTGCTGTACGAGAGCGCCGTCGGCGCACACAACGACGTGCTCATGATCGCCCCGGCGGTGTGGGCATTTGCGCTCGTGGACGACTTTCCGCTGATCGCCGGCATTCTCGCCGGCGCGTCGATCGCGTTGAAATACGTCGCGATCATCGCATTGCCGTTTCTCGTCATACGCGCATGGAAGAAGAACGTATTCGGCGCTATCCTGCTCGGCTGCCTCGCGCTCGTCGTGCCGGCTTTGTGCGCGCAGGCATTCCACCTCGGCCGCTCGGCGGCTGCGAGCGACGCCGCGATCGGTAGTTCGCTGCTGATGTCGTTGAACTGGTTGCTCGCTCTGCCGTTCCTGCGGAGCGGAGCGGGAAGCGCGCCGATCGCAAGCGGATTCGGGCCGTTCCCGTTTATCGGCGACGTCACATGGCCGCGCTTGATCCAACTTGCGCTCTTCGCCGCGGTCGCGATCGTCCTCGTCGCATCGGTGGTCCGATATGCGAAGCGGCAGAGCGTCGCGGACATCGTGCGGCCGATCGCGGCGCTCGTCCTCGCGATGCCGGCGCTCCATCCGTGGTACGTGGTCTGGCTCGCGCCGGCGTGCGCCGCTCGAGGAAGTTGGGCCGTTTACGCCGCCTGGTTTGGGTCTTTGGCCCTTTTGGGCTACGCGCACGAAGGTGTCATACCATCACCGCTCAACGAAGGTCTCTTCGTCGCGGCAGCGTTCGCCCTGGTGGCGGCGCCCATCGTGGCCGCCCAGTGGCGGGGCGCCAGGGTTGCCGACGTAACGGCGCGGACGTGA
- a CDS encoding glycosyltransferase yields MNRPLAIGIMAYNEAANIGPLLDSILAQTAIDRINRVVVIASGCTDDTCAIVERYAASHPIVELIAEKARGGKVRAINTFFSHAPEPILIVSAADLLYEPQTLEALTAPFEDDRVGMVGSHPVPLNSHDDFLGFTVNLMWRLHHEISLHQPKMGELIAFRNVFRGLNPETPADEVQIEHGVRSVGFEVRYAPDAIVRNRGPETLVDFIAQRTRWIAYNMQIQRKHHLPVSTLRTGPLLRAALASGRSDRRRLHWLAGAAMLEAYCRFRASIGYGRLNAAANGGWKPVASTKQLVRDGDADHAAAGAR; encoded by the coding sequence ATGAACCGCCCGCTTGCCATCGGCATCATGGCATACAATGAAGCCGCGAACATCGGACCGCTGCTCGACAGCATTCTCGCCCAGACCGCGATCGACCGCATCAACCGCGTTGTCGTCATAGCCAGCGGCTGCACGGATGACACGTGCGCCATCGTCGAGCGCTATGCCGCGTCACATCCGATCGTGGAACTCATCGCCGAAAAAGCGCGCGGCGGCAAAGTCCGCGCCATCAACACCTTCTTCTCGCATGCGCCCGAACCGATCTTGATCGTCTCTGCAGCCGATCTGCTCTACGAACCCCAGACCCTCGAGGCCCTGACGGCTCCCTTCGAAGACGATCGCGTGGGCATGGTCGGCAGCCACCCCGTGCCGCTGAATTCGCACGACGACTTTTTGGGTTTCACGGTCAATCTCATGTGGCGCCTCCACCACGAGATATCGCTGCATCAGCCGAAGATGGGTGAGTTGATCGCATTCCGCAACGTCTTCCGAGGGTTGAACCCTGAGACTCCCGCGGATGAAGTGCAGATCGAACACGGTGTCCGCTCGGTGGGATTCGAGGTGCGCTACGCGCCCGATGCCATCGTTCGAAATCGCGGGCCGGAAACGCTCGTCGATTTCATCGCGCAGCGGACGCGCTGGATCGCCTACAACATGCAGATCCAGCGCAAACATCATCTGCCGGTCTCCACGTTGCGCACCGGACCTTTGCTGCGTGCCGCGCTCGCATCCGGACGCAGCGATCGCCGCCGGCTGCATTGGCTCGCCGGCGCCGCGATGCTCGAGGCGTATTGCCGCTTCCGCGCATCGATCGGGTACGGGCGCCTCAACGCCGCCGCCAACGGCGGCTGGAAACCCGTCGCGTCGACCAAGCAGCTCGTCCGCGACGGCGATGCCGATCACGCCGCCGCCGGCGCCCGCTGA
- a CDS encoding glycosyltransferase family 2 protein — MASLSVIVPTYRRPSLLRRAVASALGQTYRDLVVIVFDNASGDETESVVAAFASRDARVRYVCRDRNVGGPANFARALDEITTPYFAFLSDDDALFPRCYETCFRGFAAAPDALMSAASTLEMDASGSVRFAPLGLWPRDGVYRPPESILRMLDNRHPTWTSVVFKRDALSLVGGLDLEVGPPSDLDFELRIAARFPVVIDRTPSAVFSAHAASNTARQDAAVADGMLLIANKLAADVRIPAPIRAAVGPRLARQIRWKLFEVCVKALVRGDDSVAREALARLRGRGDGGVLRLICGLLVAACRNVPGVRALLRSAERARLAARARRAAATLAGRDLQSDLRWLDSIAGGPEAKTQA; from the coding sequence ATGGCTTCGCTCTCGGTCATCGTGCCGACATATCGACGGCCTTCGCTGCTGCGGCGGGCGGTGGCGAGCGCGCTTGGACAGACATATCGCGATCTCGTCGTGATCGTGTTCGACAACGCGTCGGGCGACGAGACGGAATCCGTCGTGGCGGCATTCGCCTCGCGCGACGCGCGCGTGCGATACGTCTGCCGCGACCGGAATGTCGGCGGCCCCGCGAACTTCGCCCGAGCGTTGGACGAAATCACGACGCCGTACTTCGCTTTTCTTTCCGACGATGATGCTCTATTTCCGCGCTGCTACGAGACGTGTTTCCGCGGATTCGCCGCCGCCCCCGACGCGCTCATGTCGGCGGCGTCGACGCTGGAAATGGATGCGAGCGGCAGCGTCCGGTTCGCACCGCTCGGGCTTTGGCCGCGCGACGGCGTCTACCGGCCGCCGGAGTCTATTCTTCGCATGCTCGACAACCGGCATCCAACGTGGACGTCGGTCGTATTCAAGCGAGACGCGCTGTCGCTGGTGGGCGGTCTCGATCTCGAGGTGGGACCGCCGAGCGACTTGGACTTCGAACTGCGTATCGCGGCGCGCTTCCCAGTCGTGATCGATCGGACGCCGAGCGCCGTGTTCTCCGCGCATGCAGCGTCCAACACCGCGCGGCAAGACGCTGCTGTCGCCGACGGCATGCTGTTGATCGCGAACAAGCTCGCTGCCGACGTCCGCATCCCGGCGCCGATCCGCGCGGCGGTCGGCCCGCGCCTCGCGCGGCAGATCCGCTGGAAGCTCTTCGAGGTCTGCGTGAAAGCGCTGGTGCGCGGAGATGATTCGGTCGCTCGCGAGGCGTTGGCGCGACTGCGCGGCCGCGGCGATGGCGGTGTGCTCCGTCTAATCTGCGGTCTGCTTGTGGCCGCATGCCGCAACGTTCCGGGCGTGCGTGCGCTGCTCAGATCGGCCGAACGCGCGCGTCTTGCGGCCCGAGCCCGAAGGGCCGCCGCGACGCTTGCCGGCCGCGATCTTCAGAGCGACCTTCGATGGCTGGATTCCATTGCGGGCGGACCAGAGGCAAAAACACAAGCCTGA
- a CDS encoding DegT/DnrJ/EryC1/StrS family aminotransferase, protein MHEERVPVFAPHIGVDTLKHLTDALDVGWLGMGATTKEFEERIAAFLGLEQRYVVAVNTGTSAFHIALRAAGIGPGDEVITPSFNYVADHQAVRASGAEVVMCDIRDGDLGMDCEKAAALITPRTKALIPLHFAGIACDRAGVYRLAKSRGLRVIEDACHAFGTEISGTRIGADGDVAVFSFDPVKVVTSIDGGCVVVGDAGERERLQRLRLLGVDKDTTERYRNRRAWEYDVVSEGYRYHLTNILASVGVSQIKRADEFIASRQVVCREYNAAFTRLSWARIPASDFAGVSPFIYSLRVLSGKRSAFIEHLRSRGVDAGIHFVPVHKHSAFAGARRGDMTVTDRVVEEVVTLPLHSNMRRDRVDRVIDAVVSFA, encoded by the coding sequence GTGCACGAGGAACGCGTTCCGGTCTTTGCGCCGCACATCGGGGTGGACACGCTGAAGCACCTCACCGACGCGCTCGACGTCGGCTGGTTGGGTATGGGCGCGACGACCAAAGAATTCGAAGAGCGCATCGCGGCATTTCTCGGGCTCGAACAACGCTACGTGGTCGCGGTGAACACGGGCACATCTGCTTTTCACATCGCGCTCCGCGCGGCGGGGATCGGCCCGGGCGACGAGGTCATCACGCCATCCTTCAATTACGTCGCCGATCATCAGGCCGTCCGCGCGTCCGGTGCGGAGGTCGTCATGTGCGATATCCGTGACGGCGATCTCGGCATGGATTGCGAGAAAGCGGCCGCGCTCATCACGCCGCGCACCAAGGCGTTGATCCCATTGCACTTCGCGGGCATCGCCTGCGATCGAGCGGGCGTATACCGGCTCGCCAAATCCCGGGGTTTGCGGGTCATCGAGGATGCGTGTCACGCGTTCGGAACAGAAATCTCAGGCACGCGGATCGGCGCCGACGGCGACGTCGCCGTCTTCAGCTTCGATCCGGTCAAAGTGGTCACGTCCATCGACGGAGGCTGTGTCGTCGTCGGCGACGCCGGCGAGCGCGAACGGCTGCAGCGCCTCCGCCTGCTGGGCGTGGACAAAGACACGACCGAGCGCTACCGGAACCGGCGCGCGTGGGAATATGACGTCGTCAGCGAAGGCTACCGCTACCACCTGACCAACATCCTGGCGAGTGTCGGTGTTTCGCAGATCAAGCGCGCCGACGAGTTCATCGCATCTCGCCAAGTCGTCTGCCGCGAGTACAACGCCGCCTTCACGAGACTCTCGTGGGCGCGCATTCCCGCATCCGACTTCGCCGGCGTTTCACCCTTCATCTATAGTCTGCGCGTGCTGTCGGGAAAGCGCTCCGCATTCATCGAGCACCTACGCAGCCGGGGCGTGGACGCTGGGATCCATTTCGTTCCCGTGCACAAGCATAGCGCGTTCGCGGGCGCGAGGCGCGGAGACATGACCGTGACAGACCGCGTCGTAGAAGAAGTAGTCACCCTGCCGCTGCATTCGAACATGCGGCGCGATCGGGTCGATCGCGTCATCGATGCCGTCGTTTCGTTCGCCTGA